In Pseudomonas campi, the sequence CCGCAATCGCTTCAGCCCCGCGCAAGCCATGCACCTGCTAGAAGAAGAAAGCCATGAGGGCACCACCGAAGCGAAACTGCTCAAAGAGCTGCGCCAGCTACTAACGCCCTACCCACCTGGCTGCTTCATTCGCCTGAACAACAGCGAAACCGCGATTGTCACCCGCCGCGCCGCCGACAGCCTCGCGCCAAAAGTGCGCGCGGTCACCAGTGCCAAGGGCAACCCTTACCTGGGTTCTTTCAGTCGCGATACCCAGCATGAAGACTTCCGCCCTTGCGAGTACATAGAGCCGCTGCACCTCCCTTCGGTGAATATCCCGACGCTTTGGGGTTACGGCTAAGGAGCAGCCACACGCAACTGGAACTCGGAATAAAGCGCCTTACGCGGCAGTCAGCGCGGCCGGCGCCCCCATAAGAGCCAGGAGCAGTGCACCCCCTATTGCTGCTGCACCTGCAGCAACGGCGAGACCTTGACCCGCGCATGCATCTGTTCGCCGCCACCGCCACGGCGCATGCCGCGTACCGGGCAGGCGTCGAGGTAGTCCAGGCCGACGGCCAGCTTGAGGTGGCGCTCCGGGCGGGCCAACTGGTTGGTCACGTCGAAGCTGTACCAGCCGTCATCCAGCCAGGCTTCGGCCCAGGCGTGGCTGGCCAGGTGGCCACTGTCTTCGGTGAACAGGTAACCCGACACGTATCGCGCCGGCACCCCCAGGCTGCGCGCGCAGGCGAGGAACGCGTGGGTGTGGTCCTGGCAGACCCCGGCGCGGCCGGCGAAAGCCTCGGCGGCGGTGCTTTCGACCTTGGTGGCGCCGGGGGTATAGGGCATCTGCTCGTGCAGGCCATGCATCAGGCTGATCAGGCTGTCGCGATCGCGGCGACCACCACTGCTGGCCTGGGCGAAGTCGTACAGGGCGTCATCCGGCTGGGTCAGGCTGGTGAAGCGCAGGTACGGCAGGGCCGAATGGGTGTCACCTTCGGATTCGCAGTGTTCGTCGATCTCGACTTGGCCGCGGGCACCGATCACCAGTGCTTCGTGGGGTTCATCGAGGGTCAGCACATGCAGGATGTTGCCGTGCGGGTCGCGCTGGGCACGCACCGCGCGTGGCAGGTCGAGCTGCCAGCTGAGCACATGCTGGCGCACGCTCTCCTGCGGGGTCAGGCGCAGGTACTGGATGCTGGAACGCACCTGATCCTCGTAGTTGTAGGTAGTGTCGTGACGGATCGAGAGTCTCATACGACCTCCAGATAGGACGTGTGGATGGAGCTGCCCAACTGCCGGACGAGCAGGATGAAATCGGTGAGCCAGACATGCAGGCCCTCGTCGAGGACCTCGTCGATGCTGGTGTAGCGCAGGCGGGCGTCGATTTCGGCGGCCATGCGCTGGGCCGGGCGACCGTTCTCGCCGGGCAGGCCGGAGAGCATCAGGTTGAGTTCTTCGATACAGGAGCGCAGTGAGCGCGGTACGTCCGGGCGCAGCAGCAGCAGTTCGGCGATCTTGCGGGTGCGTGGCGAACCACGGTAGATCTCGGTGAAGGCCTCGTAGGAAGACAGTGCACGCAGCAGCGCGCTCCACTGGTAGTAGCCGCGTGCCGAGGTGTCGCTGACCGCATCGGCTTCCTCGCCGAGCATCTCGTAGCGAGCATCGAGCAGGCGCAGGGTGTTGTCGGCGCGTTCGAGGAAGGTGCCCAGGCGGATGAAGCGGTATGCCTCGCCGCGCATGATGGTGCCGAAGGTGGCGCCACGGAACAGGTGCGAGCGTTCCTTGACCCACTCACAGAAGCGGCTGATGCCGTAGCGCCCCAGGCCCTGGGCGGCGATGCCGCGCATTTCCAGCCAGGTGGCGTTGATGTTTTCCCACATGTCGGCGGTGATGCGCCCGCGCACGGCGTGGGCGTTGGTGCGCGCGGCCTGCAGGCAGCAGTAGATGCTCGCCGGGTTGTCCGCGTCGAGGGCGAAGAAATGCAGCATGCGCTCGGCGTGCATTTCGCCGTGTTGTTCCAGGTAGTCGTCCAGGGTGCCGGTGATCAGCAGTGGCATGGCCAGTTCGTCGAGGCCATCGCCACGGCCGTCCTGCGGCATCAGCGACAGCGAATAGCTGACGTCGAGCATGCGCGCGAGGTTCTCGGCGCGCTCCAGGTAGCGCGACATCCAGTACAGATCGGAGGCAGTTCTACTCAACATGATGCGTTTTCCTTAATCCTCGACCACCCAGGTGTCCTTGGTTCCGCCGCCTTGCGACGAGTTGACCACCAGCGAGCCATCGCGCAGTGCCACGCGGGTCAGGCCGCCGGGCACCAGGCGGGTTTCGCGGCCGGACAGGACGAACGGGCGCAGATCGATATGGCGCGGCGCGATGCCGCTTTCGACGAAGGTCGGGCAGGTCGACAGGCACAGCGTGGGCTGGGCGATGTAGGCCGCCGGGTTGGCCTTGAGACGGGCGCGAAACGCCTCGATCTCGGCCTTGCTCGCGGCCGGGCCGACCAGCATGCCGTAGCCGCCGGAGCCCTGGGTTTCCTTGACCACCAGCTCGGGCAGGTGGGCCAGCACGTGGGACAGGTCCTCGGGCTTGCGGCACTGCCAGGTCGGCACATTCTTCAGGATCGGTTCTTCGTCCAGGTAGAAGCGGATCATGTCGGTGACATAGGGGTAGATCGACTTGTCGTCCGCCACCCCGGTGCCCACGGCGTTGGCCAGCACCACGTTGCCGCTGCGATAGGACGAGAGCAGCCCCGGCACGCCGAGCATGGAATCCGGGTTGAAGGCCAGCGGGTCGAGGAAGGCGTCGTCCAGGCGGCGGTAGATCACATCCACCGGCTGTGGGCCGGCGGTGGTGCGCATGAACACCTTGTCGTCACGCACGAACAGGTCGGCGCCTTCCACCAGCTCCA encodes:
- a CDS encoding transglutaminase family protein produces the protein MRLSIRHDTTYNYEDQVRSSIQYLRLTPQESVRQHVLSWQLDLPRAVRAQRDPHGNILHVLTLDEPHEALVIGARGQVEIDEHCESEGDTHSALPYLRFTSLTQPDDALYDFAQASSGGRRDRDSLISLMHGLHEQMPYTPGATKVESTAAEAFAGRAGVCQDHTHAFLACARSLGVPARYVSGYLFTEDSGHLASHAWAEAWLDDGWYSFDVTNQLARPERHLKLAVGLDYLDACPVRGMRRGGGGEQMHARVKVSPLLQVQQQ
- a CDS encoding alpha-E domain-containing protein gives rise to the protein MLSRTASDLYWMSRYLERAENLARMLDVSYSLSLMPQDGRGDGLDELAMPLLITGTLDDYLEQHGEMHAERMLHFFALDADNPASIYCCLQAARTNAHAVRGRITADMWENINATWLEMRGIAAQGLGRYGISRFCEWVKERSHLFRGATFGTIMRGEAYRFIRLGTFLERADNTLRLLDARYEMLGEEADAVSDTSARGYYQWSALLRALSSYEAFTEIYRGSPRTRKIAELLLLRPDVPRSLRSCIEELNLMLSGLPGENGRPAQRMAAEIDARLRYTSIDEVLDEGLHVWLTDFILLVRQLGSSIHTSYLEVV